A genome region from Halorussus pelagicus includes the following:
- a CDS encoding DUF7522 family protein: MGDENAERRPEAKRALVEAFSTFENDALRDVWLFDQRNHERLYLRDDVAEKIADLDVPRFLDNERYGYITRDIYRDLYYADYAYTVRGFGEFEQFRTFLTGDDRKIGAFASFDRRQGGYDFGALDDDIDDVVAAYPLDAFVPE, translated from the coding sequence ATGGGAGACGAGAACGCAGAACGCCGACCGGAAGCCAAGCGCGCGCTCGTCGAAGCGTTCTCGACGTTCGAGAACGACGCTCTTCGGGACGTGTGGCTGTTCGACCAGCGCAACCACGAACGACTCTACCTGCGCGACGACGTGGCCGAAAAAATCGCGGACCTCGACGTGCCGCGATTCTTGGACAACGAGCGCTACGGCTACATCACCCGAGACATCTACCGAGACCTCTACTACGCCGACTACGCCTACACCGTCCGTGGGTTCGGCGAGTTCGAGCAGTTCCGGACGTTCCTGACCGGTGACGACCGGAAAATCGGCGCGTTCGCCAGTTTCGACCGGCGACAGGGCGGCTACGACTTCGGGGCACTCGACGACGACATCGACGACGTGGTCGCCGCGTATCCACTCGACGCCTTCGTGCCGGAGTGA
- the sod gene encoding superoxide dismutase translates to MSEQSNPELPPLPYDYDALEPHISEQVLTWHHDTHHQGYVNGLESAEETLAENRESGDFGGSAGALGDVTHNGSGHYLHTLFWDNMDPNGGGEPEGDLLDRIETDFGSYEGWKGEFEAAASAAGGWALLVYDPVAKQLRNVAVDKHDQGALWGAHPILALDVWEHSYYYDYGPDRGDFVSNFFEVVDWDHVAEQYEKTVGNHE, encoded by the coding sequence ATGTCCGAGCAATCAAACCCCGAACTACCACCGCTTCCGTACGACTACGACGCACTCGAACCACACATCAGCGAACAGGTGCTCACCTGGCATCACGACACCCACCATCAGGGCTACGTAAACGGGCTCGAAAGCGCCGAGGAGACGCTGGCCGAGAACCGCGAGAGCGGGGACTTCGGCGGCAGTGCGGGCGCGCTCGGCGACGTGACCCACAACGGCTCGGGTCACTACCTGCACACGCTGTTCTGGGACAACATGGACCCGAACGGCGGCGGCGAACCCGAGGGCGACCTGCTCGACCGCATCGAGACCGACTTCGGCTCTTACGAGGGCTGGAAGGGCGAGTTCGAGGCCGCCGCGAGCGCCGCGGGTGGCTGGGCGCTGCTGGTCTACGACCCGGTCGCCAAACAGCTCCGTAACGTCGCCGTTGACAAGCACGATCAGGGCGCACTCTGGGGCGCACACCCCATCCTCGCCCTCGACGTGTGGGAGCACTCGTACTACTACGACTACGGTCCGGACCGCGGCGACTTCGTGAGCAACTTCTTCGAGGTTGTCGATTGGGACCACGTCGCCGAGCAGTACGAGAAGACCGTCGGCAACCACGAGTAA
- a CDS encoding superoxide dismutase: MATYELPDLPYDYDALEPVIDQRIMELHHDKHHQGYVDGANAALDKLEEMRGSGDFGDVRSVKRSLAFNLSGHVNHTVFWQNMHPDGGGEPGGELADALDDHFGGYEGFKQDFSEAAKGVEGSGWGMLVYDHVADKPMVAAAENHQNQHPQGATPLLVCDVWEHAYYLQYENNRGEYVNNFWDVVNWDDVEARYQQARQADAIPTHTESH; encoded by the coding sequence ATGGCTACGTACGAACTACCGGACCTGCCGTACGACTACGACGCACTCGAACCGGTCATCGACCAGCGCATCATGGAACTGCACCACGACAAGCACCATCAGGGCTACGTTGACGGCGCGAACGCCGCCCTCGACAAGTTGGAGGAGATGCGCGGGAGCGGCGACTTCGGCGACGTGCGCTCAGTCAAGCGGAGCCTCGCGTTCAATCTCTCGGGCCACGTCAACCACACCGTCTTCTGGCAGAACATGCACCCGGACGGCGGCGGCGAACCCGGCGGCGAGCTGGCCGACGCTCTCGACGACCACTTCGGCGGGTACGAGGGGTTCAAGCAGGACTTCTCGGAAGCCGCGAAGGGCGTCGAAGGCTCCGGGTGGGGAATGTTGGTCTACGACCACGTCGCCGACAAACCGATGGTCGCCGCCGCAGAGAACCATCAGAACCAGCATCCGCAGGGCGCGACGCCGCTGCTCGTTTGTGACGTGTGGGAACACGCCTACTACCTCCAGTACGAGAACAATCGCGGGGAGTACGTGAACAACTTCTGGGACGTGGTGAACTGGGACGACGTGGAAGCGCGCTACCAGCAGGCGCGACAGGCCGACGCGATTCCGACCCACACCGAGTCGCACTGA
- a CDS encoding peroxiredoxin family protein, producing MTLEGSEAPGFSLQSTSGGEVSLEETLETGPTIVLVNRGHWCSFCAEQLATFSRVYEDLHFNEGVDVLPVVTSPAPKLVEMRDRFDYDFQLLADPDGEVSEQYSGTEETSHGVTGIAGTYVVDTDGVVRYEQVADDLTDRTYGNWVRYFIRNDFEDPFGE from the coding sequence GTGACGCTCGAAGGCTCCGAGGCACCCGGATTCAGCCTCCAAAGCACGTCCGGCGGCGAGGTATCGCTCGAAGAGACGCTCGAAACTGGGCCGACTATCGTCCTCGTCAACCGCGGCCACTGGTGTAGTTTCTGCGCCGAGCAGTTGGCGACGTTCAGCAGGGTGTACGAGGACCTCCACTTCAACGAGGGCGTGGACGTACTCCCGGTCGTAACGAGTCCGGCCCCGAAACTAGTCGAGATGCGCGACCGCTTCGACTACGACTTCCAACTGCTCGCGGACCCCGACGGCGAGGTTTCCGAGCAGTACAGCGGCACCGAGGAGACGAGTCACGGCGTGACCGGCATCGCGGGCACCTACGTCGTGGACACCGACGGCGTCGTCCGGTACGAACAGGTCGCCGATGATTTGACCGACCGCACCTACGGCAACTGGGTCCGGTACTTCATCCGTAACGACTTCGAGGACCCCTTCGGCGAGTAG
- a CDS encoding cryptochrome/photolyase family protein: protein MNVHWHRRDLRVADNRALAEAATGEESAADASAADGTVLPVFIFDPEILAHASPPRVAFMLDALDSLRAEYRDLGGDLLVVRGDPREELPRIAAAYDAEAVYWNRDYSGLARERDSEVRLALDDAGVSRAAYHDQLHHEPGSIRTNAGDHYSVFTYFGKKWHDREKDAPYDAPEAGAIADAERISDADLPGDAALPTLSDLGFVDPEADVPPAGTDAARERLDAFCEDAIFRYAEDRDYPARGGTSRLSPHLKWGTIGIREVWQATEDAMARADGDPDEEGSEAASVKEFRSQLAWREFYAHVLSARPDVVTRNYKSYDNDIEWREDDEALRAWKEGRTGYPVVDAAMRQLREEAYMHNRLRMVVASFLTKDLLLDWREGYDWFREKLADHDTGNDTGGWQWAASTGTDAQPYFRIFNPMTQGERYDPDAEFIKEYVPELADASADEIHGWHELSDAERERVAPEYPAPIVDHGERREAAIAMFERARGDD, encoded by the coding sequence ATGAACGTCCACTGGCACCGCCGGGACCTCCGCGTCGCCGACAACCGCGCGCTCGCCGAGGCCGCGACCGGCGAGGAGTCGGCCGCCGACGCGTCGGCGGCCGACGGCACAGTCCTGCCGGTCTTCATCTTCGACCCGGAGATTCTGGCCCACGCGTCGCCGCCCCGAGTCGCCTTCATGCTCGACGCGCTGGACTCGCTCCGCGCGGAGTACCGCGACCTCGGGGGCGACCTGCTTGTCGTCCGCGGCGACCCCCGCGAGGAACTGCCCCGAATCGCCGCGGCCTACGATGCCGAGGCGGTGTACTGGAACCGCGACTACTCCGGACTGGCGCGCGAACGCGACAGCGAGGTCCGCCTCGCGCTCGACGACGCCGGAGTCTCGCGGGCGGCCTACCACGACCAACTCCACCACGAACCCGGTTCGATTCGGACGAACGCGGGCGACCACTACTCGGTGTTCACCTACTTCGGGAAGAAGTGGCACGACCGCGAGAAGGACGCGCCCTACGACGCGCCCGAGGCGGGAGCGATAGCCGACGCCGAGCGGATTTCGGACGCCGACCTGCCCGGCGACGCGGCGCTCCCGACGCTCTCGGACCTCGGGTTCGTGGACCCCGAGGCCGACGTTCCCCCGGCCGGAACCGACGCCGCGCGCGAGCGACTGGACGCCTTCTGCGAGGACGCCATCTTCCGGTACGCCGAGGACCGCGACTACCCTGCGAGAGGTGGGACCTCGCGGCTCTCGCCGCATCTCAAGTGGGGCACCATCGGGATTCGGGAGGTCTGGCAGGCGACCGAAGACGCGATGGCCCGCGCCGACGGCGACCCCGACGAGGAGGGGAGTGAAGCGGCGTCAGTCAAGGAGTTCCGGAGTCAACTCGCGTGGCGAGAGTTCTACGCGCACGTCCTCTCGGCGCGCCCCGACGTGGTGACTCGCAACTACAAGTCCTACGACAACGACATCGAGTGGCGCGAGGACGACGAGGCCCTGCGAGCGTGGAAGGAGGGCCGGACCGGCTACCCCGTCGTGGACGCCGCGATGCGCCAACTCCGCGAGGAGGCCTACATGCACAACCGCCTCCGGATGGTCGTCGCCTCGTTCCTCACGAAGGACCTCCTGTTGGACTGGCGGGAGGGCTACGACTGGTTCCGCGAGAAGCTGGCCGACCACGACACCGGAAACGACACCGGCGGGTGGCAGTGGGCCGCCTCGACGGGCACCGACGCCCAACCGTACTTCCGCATCTTCAACCCCATGACGCAGGGCGAACGCTACGACCCGGACGCCGAGTTCATCAAGGAGTACGTCCCGGAGTTAGCCGACGCCTCCGCCGACGAGATTCACGGCTGGCACGAACTGAGCGACGCCGAGCGCGAGCGCGTCGCGCCGGAGTATCCCGCGCCAATCGTGGACCACGGCGAGCGCCGCGAAGCGGCGATTGCGATGTTCGAGCGAGCGCGGGGCGACGATTGA
- a CDS encoding putative sulfate/molybdate transporter yields the protein MGTTADLWDRTTTFAPGDVTGAVGDSVTVLPVVVAVSALTELRLPVLLLWFGAFQVVWGLRYGAPVSVEPMKALAALVIAGSLTVPELALAGTLSGVVLLSLGSVGALGTLAERIDPAVIRGVQLAVALVLARTGLELGAGAPGTALAAAAVGGAVVALGYRRAAALAVLAVGVGLAATETGAPSVAVPNLDVGILRGNIGVAVVAEAATGDAFALTTDALAATGAQLAMTVGNAAVATSLLLDDLYDAAVSPDELATSMGAMNLLAVPLGALPMCHGSGGVAGKHAFGARTAGANLILGVLYAVAALGAAELVAAFPMAALGVVLALVAVELGKASLDTDSLGLTAGVGVLGVVTNVGLAFAAGIAASVVLTRLRS from the coding sequence ATGGGAACGACCGCGGACCTGTGGGACCGGACGACGACGTTCGCGCCGGGCGACGTGACCGGCGCGGTCGGCGACTCGGTGACGGTCTTGCCGGTGGTGGTCGCGGTGTCGGCGCTGACGGAGCTTCGGCTTCCGGTCCTCTTGCTGTGGTTCGGCGCGTTTCAGGTGGTCTGGGGGCTTCGCTACGGCGCGCCGGTCTCCGTCGAGCCGATGAAGGCGCTCGCGGCGCTGGTCATCGCCGGGTCGCTGACGGTGCCGGAGTTGGCGCTCGCGGGGACGCTCTCGGGCGTCGTCCTGCTCTCGTTGGGGTCGGTCGGCGCGCTCGGTACGCTCGCCGAGCGCATCGACCCGGCGGTGATTCGGGGCGTCCAGTTGGCCGTGGCGCTCGTCCTCGCGCGGACCGGTCTCGAACTCGGTGCAGGCGCGCCCGGAACCGCGCTCGCGGCCGCGGCCGTGGGCGGTGCGGTCGTCGCGCTCGGCTACCGGCGCGCGGCCGCGCTGGCGGTCCTCGCGGTCGGGGTCGGTCTCGCGGCGACCGAGACTGGCGCGCCGAGCGTCGCGGTGCCGAACCTCGACGTTGGAATCCTGCGCGGTAACATCGGCGTCGCCGTCGTCGCCGAGGCGGCAACGGGCGACGCCTTCGCGCTCACTACGGACGCGCTCGCCGCGACCGGCGCGCAGTTGGCGATGACGGTCGGCAACGCCGCCGTGGCGACCTCGCTTCTGCTGGACGACCTGTACGACGCCGCGGTGTCGCCCGACGAACTGGCGACGAGCATGGGCGCGATGAATCTGCTGGCGGTTCCGCTCGGCGCGCTTCCGATGTGCCACGGGAGCGGCGGGGTCGCCGGAAAGCACGCCTTCGGCGCGCGGACCGCGGGCGCGAACCTGATTCTGGGCGTCCTCTACGCCGTCGCGGCGCTCGGCGCGGCCGAGTTGGTCGCGGCGTTCCCGATGGCCGCGCTCGGAGTCGTCCTCGCGCTGGTCGCCGTCGAGTTGGGGAAGGCGAGTCTCGACACCGACTCGCTCGGCCTGACCGCGGGCGTCGGAGTGCTGGGCGTGGTGACGAACGTCGGTCTGGCGTTCGCGGCCGGAATCGCGGCGTCGGTGGTGCTGACGCGGTTGCGGTCGTGA
- a CDS encoding SDR family NAD(P)-dependent oxidoreductase yields the protein MSDHRDRFSVGGKTAVVTGASSGIGRAVAEEFAADGANVVVCSREQANVDPVAEDIREATADEGGDALAVECDVTDRDAVEALVEATVEEFGGLDVLVNNAGASFMANFEDISANGWQKVLDINLGGTYNCTQAAAEHLKADGGGSVVNVASVAGQQGAPYMSHYGAAKAAVVNLTSTLAFEWASDGVRVNCIAPGFVATPGLASQMGISADDVDRADIDRRVGTSEEIADVARFLASDAASFVVGETVAAAGVPDVMESPEV from the coding sequence ATGAGCGACCACCGAGACCGCTTCTCGGTCGGCGGGAAGACCGCGGTCGTGACGGGCGCGAGTTCCGGCATCGGGCGCGCCGTCGCCGAGGAGTTCGCCGCCGACGGCGCGAACGTCGTCGTCTGCTCGCGCGAGCAGGCGAACGTGGACCCGGTGGCCGAGGACATCCGCGAAGCGACCGCCGACGAGGGCGGCGACGCGCTCGCCGTAGAGTGCGACGTGACCGACCGAGATGCCGTGGAGGCACTTGTCGAGGCCACCGTCGAGGAGTTCGGCGGTCTCGACGTACTGGTCAACAACGCGGGAGCCAGCTTTATGGCGAACTTCGAGGACATCAGCGCCAACGGCTGGCAGAAGGTTCTCGACATCAACTTGGGCGGGACGTACAACTGCACGCAGGCGGCCGCCGAACACCTGAAAGCCGACGGCGGCGGAAGCGTGGTCAACGTCGCCAGCGTGGCGGGCCAGCAGGGCGCGCCCTACATGAGCCACTACGGCGCGGCCAAGGCCGCGGTAGTCAATCTCACCTCGACGCTCGCCTTCGAATGGGCGAGTGATGGAGTCCGTGTCAACTGCATCGCACCGGGGTTCGTCGCCACGCCGGGTCTCGCCAGCCAGATGGGCATCTCGGCCGACGACGTGGACCGAGCGGACATCGACCGCCGGGTCGGGACGAGCGAGGAAATCGCCGACGTGGCCCGGTTCCTCGCCAGCGACGCCGCCTCGTTCGTCGTCGGCGAAACCGTCGCGGCCGCGGGCGTCCCCGACGTGATGGAGTCGCCCGAGGTCTGA
- a CDS encoding TIGR04024 family LLM class F420-dependent oxidoreductase: MTERTIHLPVAARPRIADIVSLAQLAEDRGYRRAWLPETWGRDAATVLSAIAERTDEIGIGPSILNVYSRSPTLVGQTAASLQELSDGRLRLGIGPSGPAVIEGWHGQSFERPLRRTREYVEIIQQVLSGETVNYSGDIFTIGGFRLRSDPPEETVPIDAAGMGPKSVELAGRFADGWHALMLTPDGIRDRLEDLRRGAELGDRDPDDPQVTLSLTCAVSEDGERARTLARQHLAFYVGGMGTFYREALSRQGYEETAEEVASAWGNGDQEGAVAAIGDDLLADLGAVGTPEEAREQLREFETIDGVDRVAVSFPRGAEQDELEATIDALAPEN, translated from the coding sequence ATGACGGAGCGAACTATCCACCTGCCGGTCGCCGCCCGACCGCGCATCGCCGACATCGTCTCGCTCGCCCAACTGGCTGAAGACCGCGGTTATCGCCGCGCGTGGCTTCCCGAGACGTGGGGACGCGACGCCGCGACGGTCCTCTCGGCAATCGCCGAGCGCACCGACGAAATCGGTATCGGCCCGTCCATCCTCAACGTCTACTCGCGGTCCCCCACGCTCGTGGGCCAGACCGCGGCCTCGCTTCAGGAACTCTCGGACGGCCGCCTGCGCCTCGGCATCGGTCCCTCCGGTCCCGCCGTCATCGAGGGGTGGCACGGCCAGAGCTTCGAGCGACCGCTCCGCCGGACCCGCGAGTACGTCGAAATCATCCAGCAGGTCCTCTCGGGCGAGACGGTCAACTACTCGGGCGACATCTTCACAATCGGCGGATTCCGCCTGCGGAGCGACCCGCCCGAGGAGACCGTCCCCATCGACGCGGCCGGAATGGGACCGAAGTCGGTCGAACTCGCCGGGCGCTTCGCCGATGGGTGGCACGCGCTGATGCTCACGCCCGACGGGATTCGGGACCGACTCGAAGACCTCCGGCGCGGCGCGGAGTTGGGCGACCGGGACCCCGACGACCCGCAGGTCACGCTCTCGCTGACCTGTGCGGTCTCCGAGGACGGCGAGCGCGCACGGACGCTGGCGCGCCAGCACCTCGCGTTCTACGTCGGCGGAATGGGCACCTTCTACCGGGAAGCCCTCTCGCGGCAGGGCTACGAGGAGACCGCCGAGGAAGTCGCCTCGGCGTGGGGCAACGGCGATCAAGAAGGCGCGGTAGCGGCCATCGGCGACGACCTGCTCGCGGACCTCGGCGCGGTCGGCACGCCCGAGGAGGCCCGCGAGCAACTTCGAGAGTTCGAGACCATCGACGGCGTGGACCGCGTGGCCGTCTCGTTCCCCCGCGGTGCCGAGCAGGACGAACTGGAGGCGACCATCGACGCGCTGGCCCCCGAGAACTGA
- a CDS encoding HVO_2922 family protein: MSKATFELYEDKSGKWRWRLVHENRNVVADSGQGYASKQKAKQGIESVKANAADANVVVDD, translated from the coding sequence ATGAGCAAGGCAACGTTCGAGTTGTACGAGGACAAGAGCGGCAAATGGCGCTGGCGACTGGTCCACGAAAACCGCAACGTCGTCGCGGACTCGGGGCAGGGCTACGCCTCGAAGCAGAAGGCCAAGCAGGGCATCGAGAGCGTGAAAGCCAACGCGGCCGACGCGAACGTCGTCGTTGACGACTGA
- a CDS encoding quinone oxidoreductase family protein, which produces MQRVEVTEFGDSDVLEVTDGEKPEPGAGEVRIAVEAAGINFADIMQRRGHYVGGPEPTYVPGMEAAGTIDAVGEGVQREEGERVVAMTGQNAYAEYVLADAQSVFEVPESMSLDAAAGFPVQFMTAHAVLHEWGGLEEGERVLVHAAAGGVGTAAVQLASAAGAEVFGTASTDEKLALAERLGCDHPINYEEEDFREVVEEETDGEGVDLVLDGVGGETFARSLDALSHFGRVVAYGAASGDPGKVETTRLLFENKSVEGFHLGNALQRDPQRILQSVPELQGLLASGELEIVVGETFPLEDAVAAHEALENRETTGKVVLNP; this is translated from the coding sequence ATGCAGAGAGTCGAAGTAACGGAGTTCGGCGACAGCGACGTACTGGAAGTGACCGACGGCGAAAAGCCTGAACCGGGCGCGGGCGAGGTGCGAATCGCGGTCGAGGCCGCGGGCATCAACTTCGCGGACATCATGCAACGGCGGGGTCACTACGTTGGCGGACCGGAACCGACGTACGTGCCGGGGATGGAGGCCGCGGGCACCATCGACGCCGTGGGCGAGGGCGTCCAGCGCGAGGAGGGCGAGCGCGTGGTCGCCATGACCGGCCAGAACGCTTACGCCGAGTACGTCCTCGCCGACGCCCAGTCGGTGTTCGAGGTGCCCGAATCGATGTCGCTCGACGCGGCCGCTGGCTTCCCGGTCCAGTTCATGACCGCTCACGCGGTGCTTCACGAGTGGGGCGGATTGGAAGAAGGCGAGCGCGTCCTCGTCCACGCCGCCGCTGGCGGGGTCGGCACCGCGGCGGTCCAGTTGGCCAGCGCGGCGGGCGCGGAGGTGTTCGGCACCGCCAGCACCGACGAGAAGTTGGCACTCGCCGAACGTCTCGGCTGTGACCACCCCATCAACTACGAGGAGGAAGACTTCCGCGAGGTCGTCGAGGAGGAGACCGACGGCGAGGGCGTGGACCTCGTACTGGACGGCGTGGGCGGCGAGACGTTCGCGCGGAGCCTCGACGCCCTCTCGCACTTCGGGCGCGTCGTGGCCTACGGCGCGGCCAGCGGCGACCCCGGCAAGGTCGAGACGACGCGACTCCTCTTCGAGAACAAGTCCGTCGAGGGGTTCCACCTCGGAAACGCGCTCCAGCGCGATCCACAGCGCATCCTCCAGTCGGTGCCCGAACTCCAAGGACTGCTCGCCTCGGGCGAGTTGGAAATCGTTGTCGGCGAGACGTTCCCGCTGGAAGACGCCGTCGCGGCCCACGAGGCCCTTGAGAACCGCGAGACGACCGGAAAAGTCGTTCTGAACCCCTAG
- a CDS encoding 6-hydroxymethylpterin diphosphokinase MptE-like protein, with product MNYETWSPVYEQILRDFGFGREADERARDVLADLTDPFDLAELDVSGETVAIAGAGPSLTDPDDSRRPAELARARETDAVFAASTAADHLRAADVRVDCMVTDLDKNPETASELTREGTPVAAHAHGDNVPAVREWVPRFDAERVLPTTQARPVAHVRNFGGFTDGDRAAFLADHLGAAELVFVGWDFEDPDVDPMKAEKLAWAERLLRWLERRRGEEFDVLDGRRERIENEGPR from the coding sequence ATGAACTACGAAACGTGGAGTCCCGTCTACGAGCAGATTCTGCGCGACTTCGGCTTCGGCCGCGAGGCCGACGAGCGCGCCCGCGACGTGCTGGCCGACCTGACCGACCCCTTCGACCTCGCCGAACTTGACGTGTCGGGCGAGACGGTCGCAATCGCGGGGGCCGGGCCGTCGCTGACCGACCCCGACGACTCCCGCCGCCCGGCCGAACTCGCCCGCGCCCGCGAGACCGACGCCGTGTTCGCGGCGTCCACTGCGGCCGACCACCTCCGGGCGGCCGACGTTCGCGTCGATTGCATGGTCACGGACTTGGACAAAAACCCCGAGACCGCCAGCGAGTTGACCCGCGAGGGAACGCCTGTCGCGGCCCACGCCCACGGCGATAACGTGCCCGCGGTCCGCGAGTGGGTGCCCCGATTCGACGCCGAGCGCGTCCTCCCAACAACGCAGGCCCGGCCGGTCGCGCACGTCCGGAACTTCGGCGGGTTCACCGACGGCGACCGGGCGGCGTTTCTCGCGGACCACCTCGGTGCGGCCGAACTCGTCTTCGTCGGCTGGGACTTCGAGGACCCCGACGTGGACCCGATGAAGGCCGAGAAGTTGGCGTGGGCCGAGCGACTGCTCCGGTGGCTGGAACGCCGACGCGGCGAGGAGTTCGACGTGTTGGACGGGCGACGTGAGCGAATCGAAAACGAGGGGCCGCGCTAG
- the folP gene encoding dihydropteroate synthase, with protein sequence MQNVTAAGVGIGDDYPPRIMGVLNVSEESPYDPSVYDDPGEAAEYVDSELIAEGADIVDVGLESANKRFEVLSAEQELDRLDTAVETIESVSGDAVFSIETRYAEVAEEALARGFDMVNDICGFADPRMPEVCREYDVAVAKMASPPDLERPGAVENVDDIYDALKREGLTDKTIVDPAFGGWSEEKTLDDDRETFDRLREFRGLGQPILVSINRKNFLRDLAGRPTEEALPVSLAATAMAVERGAHVVRTHDVAETVDAATIGKAFARDRLRDADLGVEELDVTSAGEAARHLERLGSDADLADETTTRVFELSALSDAERETLAAAALDAGVTVAPGTAGVLLAGTPDALARLRSRVADESPREGASERLVDALYAVSNTER encoded by the coding sequence ATGCAGAACGTCACCGCCGCGGGCGTTGGAATCGGCGACGACTATCCGCCGCGAATCATGGGCGTGCTGAACGTCAGTGAGGAGTCACCCTACGACCCGAGCGTCTACGACGACCCCGGCGAGGCCGCCGAGTACGTTGACAGCGAGCTAATCGCCGAAGGCGCGGACATCGTGGACGTTGGGCTGGAATCCGCGAACAAGCGCTTCGAGGTCCTCTCGGCCGAGCAGGAACTCGACCGCCTCGACACCGCGGTCGAGACCATCGAGAGCGTGTCGGGCGACGCCGTCTTCTCCATCGAGACCCGATACGCCGAAGTCGCCGAGGAAGCCCTCGCTCGCGGGTTCGACATGGTCAACGACATCTGCGGGTTCGCCGACCCCCGGATGCCCGAGGTGTGCCGCGAATACGACGTTGCGGTGGCGAAGATGGCGAGTCCGCCGGACCTCGAACGCCCCGGCGCAGTCGAGAACGTGGACGACATCTACGACGCCCTGAAGCGCGAGGGGCTGACCGACAAGACCATCGTGGACCCCGCGTTCGGCGGCTGGTCCGAAGAAAAGACTCTCGACGACGACCGCGAGACGTTCGACCGCCTCCGGGAGTTCCGCGGTCTCGGCCAACCGATTCTCGTCTCCATCAATCGGAAGAACTTCCTGCGGGACCTCGCGGGCCGACCCACCGAGGAGGCCCTGCCGGTCTCGCTGGCGGCGACCGCGATGGCGGTCGAGCGCGGCGCACACGTCGTCAGGACCCACGACGTGGCCGAGACGGTGGACGCCGCGACCATCGGGAAGGCCTTCGCGCGCGACCGACTCCGCGACGCCGACCTCGGCGTCGAGGAGTTGGACGTGACCAGCGCCGGAGAGGCCGCCCGACACCTCGAACGACTCGGCTCCGACGCCGACCTCGCGGACGAGACGACGACGCGCGTCTTTGAACTCTCCGCGCTCTCGGACGCCGAGCGCGAGACGCTGGCCGCGGCCGCCCTCGACGCTGGCGTCACCGTCGCGCCCGGAACCGCGGGCGTCCTGCTCGCGGGGACGCCCGACGCGCTGGCGCGCTTGCGCTCGCGCGTGGCCGACGAATCACCAAGAGAAGGGGCGTCGGAGCGACTGGTCGATGCCCTCTATGCTGTCAGCAACACGGAACGGTAA
- a CDS encoding anthranilate synthase component II translates to MSILVIDNYDSFVYNLVQYVGEFDPEVTVRRNDALTLADVRDLDPDGIVVSPGPGTPADAGLSVPLFERTDYPILGVCLGHQALCAAEGATVGHAPEVVHGKPSTVTHDGEGIFAGLPDPFEVGRYHSLAVPPEDVPDSLEVAARTVGEGSDENERDRSVVMAVRHRERPHVGVQFHPESILTDAGKRLVENFSKFCRR, encoded by the coding sequence ATGTCCATCCTCGTCATCGACAACTACGACTCGTTCGTCTACAATCTCGTCCAGTACGTGGGCGAGTTCGACCCCGAGGTGACGGTCCGGCGCAACGACGCCCTGACCCTCGCGGACGTGCGCGACCTCGACCCGGACGGCATCGTCGTCTCGCCCGGTCCCGGAACACCGGCGGACGCCGGTCTCTCGGTCCCGCTGTTCGAGCGGACCGACTACCCGATTCTCGGGGTCTGTCTCGGCCATCAGGCGCTCTGCGCCGCGGAGGGCGCGACGGTCGGCCACGCACCAGAGGTCGTCCACGGCAAGCCCTCAACTGTGACTCACGACGGCGAGGGCATCTTCGCGGGCCTGCCCGACCCCTTCGAGGTCGGGCGCTATCACTCGCTGGCAGTCCCCCCCGAGGACGTGCCCGACAGTCTCGAAGTCGCGGCGCGCACGGTCGGCGAGGGAAGCGACGAGAACGAACGCGACCGGAGCGTCGTCATGGCCGTGCGCCACCGCGAGCGCCCGCACGTCGGCGTGCAGTTCCACCCCGAGAGCATCCTGACCGACGCGGGCAAGCGATTGGTCGAGAACTTCTCGAAATTCTGTCGGCGGTGA